The following nucleotide sequence is from Pseudomonas putida S13.1.2.
GCGTATGATGCGCGGCCTTTTGGCGCGTTCGTCGCCAAGAACCTGTTTTCATTCCTACACCGGGAGGTGCCCAGATGAGTGAGCAAGACCTGCAAGATACCGAAATCACCCCGCCATCCGGCGAAAAGCTGCAGAAAGTGCTGGCGCGCATTGGCGTGGGCTCGCGCCGTGATGTCGAGGCCTGGATCAGCCAGGGTCGCATCAAGGTCAACGGCGTCGCGGCTACCCTTGGCCAGCGCGTCGACCTGCACGACGCCATTGCCGTAGACGGCAAGCTGATCAAGCGCGAAGAGGCCGCAGAGGCCACTCGCCGGGTGATCATGTACAACAAGCCCGATGGCGAAATCTGCACCCGTGACGACCCTGAAGGGCGCCCGACCGTGTTCGACCGCCTGCCACGGCCAAAAGAGGGCCGCTGGATCAACATCGGCCGCCTCGACATCAACACCACCGGATTGTTGCTGTTCACCACCGACGGTGAGCTGGCCAACCGCCTGATGCACCCGTCTTACGAGATGGACCGTGAGTACGCGGTACGTGTGCGTGGTGAAGTCGACGACGAGATGATCGAGCGCCTGAAAGCCGGCGTGATGCTGGAAGACGGCCCGGCCAAGTTCACCGACATCCAGAAGGCACCAGGTGGCGAAGGCTTCAACCACTGGTACCACTGCGTGGTGATGGAAGGCCGTAACCGAGAGGTGCGTCGCCTGTGGGAATCCCAGGGCATGGTGGTCAGCCGCCTGAAGCGCGTGCGTTTCGGCCCGGTGTTCCTCAACTCCGACCTGCCGATGGGCCGCTGGCGTGAAATGACCCAGGGCGAAATCGACATCCTGGCCGCTGAAGTGGGCCTGCAGCCAGTAGCGCTGCCGGCCATGAAGCTCAAGGCCAAGGACAAGATGGAGCGCCTGCAGCGCAAGTCCACCCGCCCGCTGGGCCGTGGCGAGCGCGTACGCAACCTGCGCCCGGCTCACGAAGGTGCCGCTACTGGCGAGCGCCCGGCGCGTCAGCCGCGTGAAGAGGCTCCGCGTAAACCTAACCGTGGCAGCACGGTGGCCGAGCGCCCAAGCGATATGCGCAAGCGCCCGGGCAAGCCTGAGGGTGACAAGCCGGCAGGCCGTGGTCGCGGCAAGCCGCGTGGCTGATAAGCCAATGTGGTAATCAAGAAACCAGCCTTCGGGCTGGTTTTTTTATGCCTGTGGGAATTGGGCTCTGCAAAGCGGCCCCAAGATATTGAACAAAAAGAATTTTTCGGACGACTGGCAAGTTCCTGAACCGCTCTGTAAAGAAATCTATACGAACATGGCCGTTTTCAGTCCGCATTTCAGATCAAGCCCGATCGTGTAAACAAACCTTGCCGGCGTCCATGTGCCAAAGCCGCTGCCCTGGCCCCACCCACCCTTGCCCAAACCCCCGTCCCCACGGTGTTATAGCCGCCATTGCCGCGTGCAAGAGCCCGTCCACAGAGCCGGGCTGACAAAACAACAAATGGAGGCGCCATGTACGCCGATCACTCCGCCTTTCAAGGCCCATACCACAGGATCGCTGCGTTTTTTCCGGATGGAAGGACGCAACGCGTTGACGCCTGCGCGTTTGCAGGGGTATACAGTGCGCCGCGTTTTACCTGTGACCCTCTTGCGTACCGCGCACTCTTGATCACGCCTGGTTGACCCGCCTCGGCGGCACCTGAGGTCAAGAAACCCAAGGTAACCACCTTGCCCATTCCGCTGCGCCACGAGCGCGGTGGGTCCGATTCCGTCACAGATAAAAACAATGCAGGTGACTTCGTTCATGAGTGGACAAAACATGCATTCAGGCGAGCTCAAGCGGGGCCTGAAGAACCGCCACATCCAGTTGATCGCCCTTGGTGGTGCGATTGGTACCGGCCTGTTCCTCGGTTCGGCAGGCGTGATGAAATCCGCCGGCCCGTCCATGATCCTTGGCTACGCCATTTGCGGCTTCATCGCCTTCATGATCATGCGCCAGCTGGGCGAAATGATTGTCGAAGAGCCGGTGGCCGGCTCGTTCAGCCATTTCGCCCACACCTACTGGGGTGGTTTCGCCGGCTTCCTGTCGGGTTGGAACTGCTGGGTGCTGTACATCCTGGTGGGCATGTCGGAGCTTTCGGCGGTGGGCAAGTATGTTCACTACTGGTGGCCGGAGATTCCTACCTGGGTCACGGCGGCGGCGTTCTTCGTGCTGATCAACGCCATCAACCTGATGAACGTGAAGTTCTTCGGTGAAGCCGAATTCTGGTTTGCCATCATCAAGGTCGTGGCCATCGTCAGCATGATCGGCCTGGGTGCCTACCTGCTCACCAGCGGCAGCGGTGGCCCGGACGCCACCATCGCCAACCTGTGGTCCCATGGCGGCTTCTTCCCGAACGGTGTCAGCGGGTTGGTCATGGCCCTGGCGTTCATCATGTTCTCCTTCGGCGGCCTGGAAATGCTTGGCTTCACCGCTGCCGAGGCCGACAAGCCGAAGACCGTGATCCCGAAGGCGATCAACCAGGTCATCTACCGCATCCTGATTTTCTATGTCGGTGCCTTGGTGGTGCTGCTGTCGCTCACCCCGTGGGACAACCTGGTTGCCAGCATCGATGCCTCGGGTGGCAGCTACGGCAGCAGCCCGTTCGTGCAGGTGTTCTCGCTGCTGGGCAGTGACGTGGCCGCCCACCTGCTGAACTTCGTGGTATTGACCGCCGCGCTGTCGGTGTACAACAGCGGCACCTACTGCAACGCCCGCATGCTGCTGGGCATGGCCGAGCAGGGCGATGCCCCGGCGTCGCTGGCCAAGGTCGACAAGCGTGGCGTGCCAGTGCGTGCGATTCTGGTGTCGGCTGCCGTTACCTTTGTCGCCGTGCTGCTCAACTACCTGATGCCTCAGAACGCCCTGGAGCTGCTGATGTCGCTGGTAGTGGCCACCCTGGTAATCAACTGGGCGATGATCAGCTACTCGCACCTGAAGTTCCGTCAGCACCTGGACCGTACTGGCCAGAAGCCGCTGTTCAAGGCGCTGTGGTACCCCTATGGCAACTACGTGGTAATGGCCTTCGTGGTGCTGATTCTGGGCATCATGCTGATGATCCCGGGCATCCAGGTTTCGGTGTATGCGATCCCTGTGTGGCTGTTTGCGATGTTCGTTATCTACATGGTCAAGCCGCGCCGCCGGATGAATACCGGTGGGGTTGCGGGTACCGCAGCCAAGTAACTCGGCAACGTAGTCTGCAGAAACCCCAAGTCAGGCGACTGACTTGGGGTTTTTTATTGCCTGTGCCGGCCCTTTCGCGGGTAAACCCGCTCCCACAGGTACGGCGCAGCATTCGAATCCTGTGCTGACCCTGTGGGAGCGGGTTTACCCGCGAAGGGGTCGGCACAGGCAACGTATCCTTCAGATCTGTTCCAGCAACCAGCCCCTGAATGCCCGTAACGACGGCAAGGCCTCATTCCGGGGCGGATAGATCAGGTAGTAACTGCGCTGGCTAGCAAACGCTACCCCAGGGCTGTACAGCTCTGCCTTGGAGAGTTCCTCCTCCACCAGAATGCGCGGCACCAGCCCGATACCAATCCCGGCACGCACTGCCTGGATCAGGTGCGAGGTCAGCTCAAAGCTCGGCCCCAGGCGCATCGACCGGTGCGGCAGGCCATGGTGCGAAAACCACTCGCCCCATGCGTGGGGGTTGTTGGCCACATTCAACAGCACCTCTTCACTGATCCTTGCCGGGCTCCAGCCCTGGCTATCCGCGCCGGCCTCCGGCGGCAGGATCACCACCAGTTCCTCGGCATGCAGGCGATGACAGATCAGCCCCGGCAGGTCATGGCTGGCCACACCGATGGCGGCATCGATTTCGCTGGTGTCGAAGTTGATGGCTTCGATGCGCGAATGAATGTGCACCAGCATGCCCGGGTGGGCGCTGTAGAACGCATGAAGCCTCGGCAACAGCCATTTCGAGCCGAAGGTGGGTAGGGTGGCCAGGCGCAAGGTGCCCACCCCTGACTGGTAGGCCAGTGCCTGCAGGGTGGCGCTGCGGATGCGCCCCAGTGCCTCGCTGAGCTCGCGCTGGTACAGGCGGCCGACATCGGTCAGCTGCACCTGGCGGCCTTCGCGGCGAAACAGGGTCAGGCCCAGTTGCTGTTCCAGCGCCTGCACCTGGCGGCTGACCGCGCTCTGGGTCAGTGACAGTTCGGCAGCGGCGCGGGTGTAGCTTTCATGCCGGGCGGCGGCCTCGAATGCCAGCAGCAGCGACATGGACGGTGTCAGGTGGCGGTAATTCATTCATAAAAGTCATTGATAGCGGCAGGATTATCCGTTTGCCCCTGAAGCGAAACTACAGGAACATTGGCCTATACGTCACCCCTGCATGGCAACACCTATGCCGGGGCGACAGGAATCCCGTGAATTAGCCAATATCAAGAGGCCATCCTTCGATGATCGCCCAGCTGCCGACCGTTGCACCGAGCGCAAACTACCCCGAATTCCTCGAAGCCCTGCGCAGCAGCGGCTTCCGTGGCCAGATCAGTGCCGACTACGGCACCCGCACCGTGCTGGCCACCGATAACTCGATCTACCAGCGCTTGCCCCAGGCGGCGGTGTTCCCGCTGGACGCCGACGACGTGGCGCGGGTTGCCACGCTGATGGGCGAGGCGCGCTTCCAGGACGTCAAGCTGACCCCGCGCGGTGGTGGTACCGGCACCAACGGCCAGTCGCTGACCGACGGCATCGTCGTTGACCTGTCGCGGCACATGAACAAGATCCTCGAAATCAACGTCGAGGAGCGCTGGGTGCGGGTGCAGGCCGGCACGGTCAAGGACCAGCTCAATGCCGCGCTCAAGCCGCACGGCCTGTTCTTCGCCCCCGAGTTGTCCACCTCCAACCGTGCCACCGTCGGCGGCATGATCAATACCGACGCCAGCGGCCAGGGCAGCTGCACCTACGGCAAGACCCGTGACCACGTACTGGAGCTGCACAGCGTGCTGCTCGGTGGCGAGCGCCTGCACAGCCTGCCAATCGACGATGCCACGCTGGAGCAGGCCTGCGCCGCCCCCGGCCGGGTCGGCGAGGTGTACCGCATGGCTCGCGACATTCAGGAAAACCAGGCTGAGCTGATCGAAGCCACCTTCCCCAAGCTCAACCGTTGCCTGACCGGCTACGACCTGGCGCACCTGCGCGACGAGCAGGGCCGTTTCAACCTCAACAGCGTGCTGTGTGGCGCCGAAGGCTCGCTGGGCTACGTGGTCGAAGCCAAGCTCAACGTGCTGCCGATCCCCAAGTACGCGGTGCTGGTCAACGTGCGCTACACCAGTTTCATGGATGCCCTGCGCGACGCCAATGCGCTGATGGCGCACAAGCCGCTGTCGATCGAGACCGTCGACTCCAAGGTGTTGATGCTGGCGATGAAAGACATCGTCTGGCACAGCGTTGCCGAATACTTCCCGGCCGACCCCGAGCGCCCGACCCTGGGTATCAACCTGGTGGAGTTCTGTGGCGACGAGCCGGCCGAGGTCAACGCCCGCGTGCAGGCCTTTGTCGAACACTTGCAGGCGGACACCAGCGTCGAGCGTCTGGGGCATACCTTGGCCGAAGGCGCCGAGGCGGTTACCCGCGTGTACGTGATGCGCAAGCGCTCGGTGGGCTTGCTGGGTAACGTCGAGGGCGAAGTGCGCCCGCAGCCGTTCGTCGAAGACACCGCGGTACCGCCGGAGCAGTTGGCCGACTACATCGCCGACTTCCGCGCGCTGCTCGATGGCTACGGGCTGGCCTACGGCATGTTCGGCCACGTCGATGCCGGCGTGCTGCACGTGCGCCCGGCACTGGACATGAAAGACCCCGCGCAGGCTGCGCTGGTCAAGCCGATTTCCGATGCAGTGGCGGCGCTGACCAAAAGTTACGGCGGCTTGCTGTGGGGCGAGCACGGCAAAGGCCTGCGCTCCGAATACGTGCCGGAGTACTTCGGCGAGCTGTACCCGGCGCTGCAGCGCTTGAAAGGTGCCTTTGACCCGCACAACCAGCTCAACCCGGGCAAGATCTGCACCCCGCCGGGCAGCACCGAGGGCCTGACCCCGGTCGATGGCGTGACCCTGCGCGGCGACCTCGACCGCACCATCGACGAGCGCGTGTGGCAGGACTTCCCCAGCGCCGTGCACTGCAACGGCAACGGCGCCTGCTACAACTACGACCCCAACGACGCCATGTGCCCGTCGTGGAAGGCTACCCGCGAACGCCAGCATTCGCCCAAGGGCCGTGCTTCGTTGATGCGCGAGTGGCTGCGCTTGCAGGGCGAGGCGAACATTGACGTGCTGGCGGCAGCGCGCAACAGGGTGTCGTGGTTCAAGGGCCTGCCCGCGCGCCTGCGCAACAACCGCGCACGCAGCCAGGGCCAGGAAGACTTTTCCCACGAAGTGTACGACGCCATGGCCGGTTGCCTGGCGTGCAAGTCGTGCGCCGGGCAGTGCCCGATCAAGGTCAACGTGCCGGACTTCCGTTCACGCTTCCTCGAGCTGTACCACGGCCGCTACCAGCGCCCGCTGCGTGACTACCTGATCGGCTCGCTGGAATTCAGCATTCCGTACCTGGCCCACGCGCCAGGGCTTTACAACGCAGTGATGGGCTCGAAGTGGGTAACCAGGCTGCTGGCCGACAAGGTCGGCATGGTCGACAGCCCGCTGATCAGCCGGTTCAACTTCCAGGCCACCCTGACCCGCTGCCGCGTTGGCGTGGCCAGCGTGCCGGCCCTGCGTGAACTGACCCCGGCCCAACGCGAGCGCAGCATCGTGCTGGTGCAGGACGCCTTTACCCGCTACTTCGAAACGCCGCTGCTGTCGGCTTTCATCGACCTGGCCCATCGCCTCGGTCATCGGGTGTATCTGGCGCCCTACAGCGCCAACGGCAAGCCGCTGCACGTGCAGGGCTTCCTCGGCGCATTCGCCAAGGCGGCGATCCGCAACGCTACCCAGCTCAAGGCCCTGGCCGACTGCGGCGTGCCGCTGGTGGGCCTGGACCCGGCGATGACCCTGGTGTATCGCCAGGAATACCAGAAAGTGCCGGGGCTGGAAGGTTGCCCGAAGGTGCTGTTGCCGCAGGAGTGGCTGATGGATGTGCTGCCCGAGCAGGCGCCGACCGCGCCGGGCAACTTCCGCCTGATGGCGCATTGCACCGAGAAGACCAACGTGCCAGCCAGCACCCGGCAGTGGGAGCAGGTGTTTGAGCGTCTGGGCCTGAAGCTGGTGACCGAGGCGACGGGTTGCTGCGGTATGTCCGGTACCTACGGGCACGAGGCGCGTAACCAGGAAACATCGCGGACCATCTTTGAGCAGAGCTGGGCCAGCAAGCTGGACAAGGAAGGGGAACCGTTGGCGACGGGCTATTCGTGCCGTAGCCAGGTCAAGCGCATGACCGAGCGCAAGATGCGCCACCCGCTGGAAGTGGTGTTGCAGTACGCCCAGCGTTAATCTTCAGGGCCTCGGGGGCTGCTTTGCAGCCCTATCGCCGGCAAGCCAGCTCCCACAGGATCACCACAGGCCTGAACACCGTGGTGATCCTGTGGGAGCTGGCTTGCCGGCGATAGGGCCAGTGCAGGCACTGCAAGGGTCAGGGTTCTTGTGCCCGATCTCTATGCAGCCGCGCCTGCCTGTACAGATACAGGCTCAACACCAGCCCGCAAGCCGCGGCTGTCGCCGCAAACAGAAACATCGAAGCAAACCCGAACCCCGCCGCCACCGCGCCCACCAGT
It contains:
- the rluB gene encoding 23S rRNA pseudouridine(2605) synthase RluB, producing the protein MSEQDLQDTEITPPSGEKLQKVLARIGVGSRRDVEAWISQGRIKVNGVAATLGQRVDLHDAIAVDGKLIKREEAAEATRRVIMYNKPDGEICTRDDPEGRPTVFDRLPRPKEGRWINIGRLDINTTGLLLFTTDGELANRLMHPSYEMDREYAVRVRGEVDDEMIERLKAGVMLEDGPAKFTDIQKAPGGEGFNHWYHCVVMEGRNREVRRLWESQGMVVSRLKRVRFGPVFLNSDLPMGRWREMTQGEIDILAAEVGLQPVALPAMKLKAKDKMERLQRKSTRPLGRGERVRNLRPAHEGAATGERPARQPREEAPRKPNRGSTVAERPSDMRKRPGKPEGDKPAGRGRGKPRG
- a CDS encoding amino acid permease: MSGQNMHSGELKRGLKNRHIQLIALGGAIGTGLFLGSAGVMKSAGPSMILGYAICGFIAFMIMRQLGEMIVEEPVAGSFSHFAHTYWGGFAGFLSGWNCWVLYILVGMSELSAVGKYVHYWWPEIPTWVTAAAFFVLINAINLMNVKFFGEAEFWFAIIKVVAIVSMIGLGAYLLTSGSGGPDATIANLWSHGGFFPNGVSGLVMALAFIMFSFGGLEMLGFTAAEADKPKTVIPKAINQVIYRILIFYVGALVVLLSLTPWDNLVASIDASGGSYGSSPFVQVFSLLGSDVAAHLLNFVVLTAALSVYNSGTYCNARMLLGMAEQGDAPASLAKVDKRGVPVRAILVSAAVTFVAVLLNYLMPQNALELLMSLVVATLVINWAMISYSHLKFRQHLDRTGQKPLFKALWYPYGNYVVMAFVVLILGIMLMIPGIQVSVYAIPVWLFAMFVIYMVKPRRRMNTGGVAGTAAK
- a CDS encoding LysR substrate-binding domain-containing protein; translated protein: MNYRHLTPSMSLLLAFEAAARHESYTRAAAELSLTQSAVSRQVQALEQQLGLTLFRREGRQVQLTDVGRLYQRELSEALGRIRSATLQALAYQSGVGTLRLATLPTFGSKWLLPRLHAFYSAHPGMLVHIHSRIEAINFDTSEIDAAIGVASHDLPGLICHRLHAEELVVILPPEAGADSQGWSPARISEEVLLNVANNPHAWGEWFSHHGLPHRSMRLGPSFELTSHLIQAVRAGIGIGLVPRILVEEELSKAELYSPGVAFASQRSYYLIYPPRNEALPSLRAFRGWLLEQI
- a CDS encoding FAD-binding and (Fe-S)-binding domain-containing protein, whose product is MIAQLPTVAPSANYPEFLEALRSSGFRGQISADYGTRTVLATDNSIYQRLPQAAVFPLDADDVARVATLMGEARFQDVKLTPRGGGTGTNGQSLTDGIVVDLSRHMNKILEINVEERWVRVQAGTVKDQLNAALKPHGLFFAPELSTSNRATVGGMINTDASGQGSCTYGKTRDHVLELHSVLLGGERLHSLPIDDATLEQACAAPGRVGEVYRMARDIQENQAELIEATFPKLNRCLTGYDLAHLRDEQGRFNLNSVLCGAEGSLGYVVEAKLNVLPIPKYAVLVNVRYTSFMDALRDANALMAHKPLSIETVDSKVLMLAMKDIVWHSVAEYFPADPERPTLGINLVEFCGDEPAEVNARVQAFVEHLQADTSVERLGHTLAEGAEAVTRVYVMRKRSVGLLGNVEGEVRPQPFVEDTAVPPEQLADYIADFRALLDGYGLAYGMFGHVDAGVLHVRPALDMKDPAQAALVKPISDAVAALTKSYGGLLWGEHGKGLRSEYVPEYFGELYPALQRLKGAFDPHNQLNPGKICTPPGSTEGLTPVDGVTLRGDLDRTIDERVWQDFPSAVHCNGNGACYNYDPNDAMCPSWKATRERQHSPKGRASLMREWLRLQGEANIDVLAAARNRVSWFKGLPARLRNNRARSQGQEDFSHEVYDAMAGCLACKSCAGQCPIKVNVPDFRSRFLELYHGRYQRPLRDYLIGSLEFSIPYLAHAPGLYNAVMGSKWVTRLLADKVGMVDSPLISRFNFQATLTRCRVGVASVPALRELTPAQRERSIVLVQDAFTRYFETPLLSAFIDLAHRLGHRVYLAPYSANGKPLHVQGFLGAFAKAAIRNATQLKALADCGVPLVGLDPAMTLVYRQEYQKVPGLEGCPKVLLPQEWLMDVLPEQAPTAPGNFRLMAHCTEKTNVPASTRQWEQVFERLGLKLVTEATGCCGMSGTYGHEARNQETSRTIFEQSWASKLDKEGEPLATGYSCRSQVKRMTERKMRHPLEVVLQYAQR